The window CCGGTGATCAGGACGCCATGTACGTCATCCGACGACTCTGACGTCCATGGCGTCCTGATCACCATCGGCGCTCGGCGTTACGCGTCCCCGTGACGAGCGCGAGGGCGGGGCAGCTCCACCGAGCTGCCCCGCCCTCGTCCGCCGTCAGCGGGTGCCCTCGACCCGGGTCTGCACCCGGTCCAGGGCGGTGCGGTAGTCGTCGTTGCCGCTGTGCATGGCCGCCGCGATACGCAGGTGCCGCAGCGCGTCGGCGTGCCGGTTGAGCCGCTCCAGCGTGCGGCCCAGCACGTGGTGGGCGTAGTGGTCGGCGGGGTCCCGGTCGATCAGCTCCCGCAGCTGCGCCTCGGCCCGGTTGAGCTGGGCCGAGTGGAAGTACGCGCGGGCGAGCAGCTGGCGTACC is drawn from Micromonospora sp. NBC_01740 and contains these coding sequences:
- a CDS encoding tetratricopeptide repeat protein, which gives rise to MDLLAEYRRATMFFEAGDPTGAARLLEPIVEAEPGNASVRQLLARAYFHSAQLNRAEAQLRELIDRDPADHYAHHVLGRTLERLNRHADALRHLRIAAAMHSGNDDYRTALDRVQTRVEGTR